One segment of Babesia bigemina genome assembly Bbig001, chromosome : II DNA contains the following:
- a CDS encoding small nuclear ribonucleoprotein E, putative: MVGRKDKLQQIMTQPINQIFRFFTSGTRVQIWLFDQPNMKIEGRIRGFDEYMNMVLDDVEEISVKQKVRRALGTILLKGEAMTLIAAAS; the protein is encoded by the exons ATGGTGGGGCGCAAGGATAAGCTGCAGCAGATTATGACCCAACCGATC AACCAGATCTTCCGGTTCTTCACGAGCGGGACCCGGGTGCAGATCTGGTTGTTCGACCAACCGAACATGAAGATTGAGGGCAGGATTCGG GGCTTCGACGAGTACATGAACATGGTCCTGGACGACGTGGAGGAGATCTCCGTCAAGCAGAAGGTCCGGAGGGCCCTCGGCACGATCCTCCTCAAGGGCGAGGCCATGACCCTGATCGCAGCCGCTTCCTAA
- a CDS encoding lysyl-tRNA synthetase, putative, protein MSSSTEVDAKQYHKARVATVQEWRSQNVAYPHKFQTNMNVAQFIDKYEHLVPGQYMEREEVRIAGRISRIASSSSKLRFYDMRSNGLRLQVFVNYEYHNSKSGDFNEIYNSIKRGDVVGIVGFPGRSKRGELSVFPRETMLLTPCLHMLPDKSGLKDPDTRYRQRYLDFIMNEDSMNVMHIRSRIVAFTRKFFSSRDFMEVETPTLNVQCGGASARPFISHHNELDIDLFLRVAPELPLKMIVVGGFEKVFEIGKCFRNEGIDMTHNPEFTSCEFYWAYADYNDLIELTEDYLSSLVLEIHGGYTFPYHPEGPEGPEIILDFKPPFERISLIDTLEREIGTTFTPPYNSEENCAKYREAIKNAGLEMPKPATPAKLLDKLVGHYIEDRIGNRPAFVMDHPQCMCPLSKWHRSRPDLCERFEVFICGRELINAYTELNDPFKQRECLQEQRKAREMGDDEAQDVDEGFCVALEYGLPPTAGWGAGIDRLTMFLSDRNNIKDVLFFPTMKPLPATNPTPNAPAEGKAADDAADAPAPSAGPTEGDKRESL, encoded by the exons ATGTCTAGCTCCACCGAGGTCGACGCCAAGCAGTACCACAAGGCCCGCGTGGCTACGGTACAGGAATGGCGCTCGCAGAATGTAGCATACCCTCACAAGTTCCAG ACGAACATGAACGTGGCGCAATTCATTGATAAATATGAGCACCTCGTTCCCGGTCAGTACATGGAGCGTGAGGAGGTGCGCATCGCCGGCCGTATTTCCCGCATTGCCTCGAGCTCGTCCAAGCTGCGCTTCTACGACATGCGCTCAAACGGCCTGCGCCTGCAGGTGTTCGTGAACTACGAGTACCACAACTCCAAAAGCGGCGACTTCAACGAGATTTACAACTCCATTAAGCGTGGTGATGTCGTGGGCATCGTCGGTTTCCCTG GGCGCTCTAAGAGGGGAGAATTGAGTGTGTTCCCGCGCGAGACCATGCTCCTGACCCCGTGCCTGCACATGCTTCCCGACAAGTCGGGTCTCAAGGACCCGGACACCCGCTACCGCCAGCGCTACTTGGACTTCATCATGAACGAGGACTCAATGAACGTGATGCACATCCGCTCCCGCATTGTCGCCTTCACTCGCAAGTTCTTCTCCAGCCGTGACTTCATGGAGGTGGAGACACCGACCCTGAACGTACAGTGCGGTGGTGCCTCGGCCCGGCCCTTCATCTCACACCACAACGAGCTGGATATCGACCTGTTCTTGCGTGTCGCGCCCGAGCTGCCGCTCAAGATGATCGTGGTTGGCGGGTTCGAGAAGGTGTTCGAGATCGGCAAGTGCTTCCGTAACGAGGGTATCGACATGACCCACAACCCCGAGTTCACCAGCTGTGAGTTCTACTGGGCATACGCGGACTACAACGACCTGATTGAACTGACTGAGGACTACCTGAGCTCCCTGGTGCTCGAGATCCACGGCGGTTACACCTTCCCATACCACCCCGAAGGCCCTGAGGGACCTGAGATCATCCTCGATTTCAAGCCACCGTTCGAGCGCATCTCCCTCATTGACA CCCTCGAGCGCGAAATCGGCACGACCTTCACCCCCCCGTACAACTCCGAGGAGAATTGCGCGAAGTACCGCGAGGCCATCAAGAACGCCGGTCTGGAGATGCCCAAGCCCGCCACCCCCGCCAAGCTTCTTGACAAGCTGGTCGGCCACTACATCGAGGACCGCATCGGCAACCGCCCGGCCTTCGTCATGGACCACCCGCAGTGCATGTGCCCGCTCTCCAAGTGGCACCGCAGCCGCCCCGACCTCTGCGAGCGTTTCGAGGTCTTCATCTGCGGACGTGAGCTGATCAACGCCTACACCGAGCTGAACGACCCCTTCAAGCAGCGCGAGTGCCTGCAGGAGCAGCGCAAG GCCAGGGAAATGGGTGATGACGAAGCCCAAGATGTCGACGAGGGCTTCTGCGTTGCCCTGGAATACGGTCTCCCACCGACCGCCGGTTGGGGTGCCGGTATCGACCGGTTGACCATGTTCTTGAGCGACCGCAACAACATCAAG GACGTCCTGTTCTTCCCGACCATGAAGCCGCTACCTGCCACTAACCCGACTCCCAACGCCCCCGCTGAGGGCAAGGCAGCCGATGACGCCGCCGACGCTCCCGCCCCGTCAGCCGGGCCCACGGAGGGCGACAAGCGCGAATCTCTCTGA
- a CDS encoding exosome component 10, putative translates to MDLFVDYLDSQLQSPEDYDLLVSREESHRSVKSHLNKLISAASDAAKASNLLPTDDEYSIYVNNPAFSSRLSELSAKCAEAFCCVDPLFRKMEMDDYDDPCSYQAMEALSKEISLGLNVHHNDPNQRISAFRRDSGGKAKRKVPPKGIASRKSPEPPESSLQCDPEARLEQLPLEIDVDLYKRVCNHQQSRWAHLIDNFSLSQMSSHRRPKFNPIEPCVTKGVKLSEPEGPPTSDTGVQRRFVPMLYPTGDYLENYQCNKARAAVLPHPYTAEINALEWSNTEQEHSHRGRKTLGGGSLLDPKINVSGPSTPCKDCRMVQTLPELESMIAVLKGCNIVAVDVEHHSGQSYRGFVCLVQITGAGVDWVVDPFEIFDEMWRLNEVTTDPRILKVMHGAESDTLWLQRDFGVYIVNLFDTLKAADVLGLPCGHSLSCLVKYFLDVHLDKSYQLADWRVRPIPSDMLTYASADTHYLLDLYSALKNRALELDAQESAAGGIGCADNRIMRIMFRSRKVSLCQYKEHAFNEVIRSLQALRKCRQSLNRVDHLSLNIMMNLMSLRNYAARVLDESEQFVLPDYGAVAMSLAGDAKNASEVFLRSATKRMNMLQHEIPYVVKLRNTMKDALSWLDTTGEDLSEPIPLATVIDRMRQPPRSASPPEKTSDSATHAKASKPKRGDKGRSRSDSGTLLGTGPKPSGSAPKAPSTLGGTVEPTGGSGSIYAPFSSVAAQAAGSVPPSSANVSLNSRGDNTSSGGVPSDDVDTTAVSEATASAGSGDISVTAAKDKGSAKVAASAAKLKKRRAKRRLRPSQSTQLAADAAPDAATQPAAVTAKVNKGDATSKGANKVKPKKKKKKVAPKQAATGELELDKVAVTPKVNDKAAAEPKPESPAGVPGTVKQRRHRRRRRRGSSASETSVAAAAPGQDSTNAATHPPS, encoded by the coding sequence ATGGACTTGTTCGTGGACTACCTGGATTCACAGCTACAGTCTCCCGAGGATTACGACCTGCTAGTGTCGCGCGAAGAATCACATCGTTCCGTGAAGTCGCACCTAAATAAGCTGATTTCGGCGGCCAGCGATGCCGCGAAGGCGTCCAACCTCTTGCCAACGGACGATGAGTACTCCATTTACGTGAATAATCCGGCCTTTTCGTCGCGTCTGTCTGAGCTCTCGGCTAAGTGTGCGGAGGCCTTCTGCTGCGTAGACCCCCTCTTTCGCAAGATGGAGATGGACGACTACGACGACCCGTGTTCGTACCAGGCCATGGAAGCGTTGTCGAAAGAGATTTCCCTGGGACTCAACGTCCATCACAACGATCCCAACCAGCGGATCTCGGCCTTCCGGCGGGATAGCGGCGGGAAGGCGAAACGTAAGGTGCCTCCCAAGGGCATAGCCTCCAGGAAGTCACCCGAACCCCCGGAGAGCAGCCTGCAGTGTGACCCTGAAGCCCGCCTGGAGCAGCTTCCGCTGGAGATCGATGTCGACCTGTACAAGCGCGTGTGCAATCACCAGCAGTCCCGCTGGGCGCATTTGATCGACAACTTCAGCCTGAGTCAGATGTCATCACATCGACGCCCGAAATTCAACCCAATAGAGCCCTGCGTGACGAAGGGTGTGAAGCTGTCGGAACCGGAGGGCCCTCCTACGTCCGACACCGGCGTCCAGCGTCGGTTCGTGCCCATGTTGTACCCGACTGGTGATTATTTGGAGAACTACCAGTGCAACAAGGCCCGGGCGGCCGTCTTGCCGCACCCGTACACGGCTGAGATTAACGCCCTCGAGTGGAGCAACACCGAGCAGGAGCACTCTCACCGCGGGCGCAAGACgctcggtggcggcagcctTCTGGACCCTAAAATTAACGTCAGCGGGCCATCTACACCGTGTAAGGACTGCCGGATGGTGCAGACTCTGCCGGAGTTGGAGAGCATGATCGCCGTCCTCAAGGGCTGCAACATCGTCGCTGTGGACGTTGAGCACCACAGCGGCCAGAGCTATCGCGGCTTCGTGTGCCTGGTGCAGATAACGGGTGCTGGGGTGGACTGGGTTGTTGACCCCTTCGAAATCTTCGACGAGATGTGGCGGCTGAACGAGGTGACCACGGACCCCCGCATCCTGAAGGTGATGCACGGTGCGGAGAGCGACACGCTATGGCTTCAGCGCGACTTCGGCGTCTACATCGTAAACCTGTTTGACACCCTCAAGGCTGCCGACGTACTCGGACTCCCCTGTGGACACTCGCTCTCCTGCTTGGTGAAGTATTTCCTGGACGTGCACCTGGACAAGTCCTAccagttggcagactggcgGGTGCGACCGATACCGAGCGACATGCTGACCTACGCGAGTGCCGACACACACTACCTGCTGGACCTGTACAGCGCCCTGAAGAACCGCGCGCTCGAACTCGACGCGCAGGAGTCCGCAGCCGGCGGAATCGGCTGTGCGGACAACCGAATCATGCGCATAATGTTCCGGAGCCGTAAAGTCAGCCTCTGCCAGTACAAGGAGCATGCGTTTAACGAAGTCATCCGCAGCCTTCAGGCCCTGCGCAAGTGCCGCCAATCCCTCAATAGGGTCGACCACCTGTCGCTCAACATCATGATGAACCTGATGTCGTTGCGTAACTACGCAGCGCGCGTTTTGGACGAAAGCGAGCAGTTCGTGCTGCCCGACTACGGTGCAGTTGCGATGTCATTGGCGGGCGATGCGAAGAACGCCAGCGAGGTGTTCCTCAGGTCGGCGACCAAGCGCATGAACATGCTGCAGCACGAGATCCCATACGTGGTGAAGCTGCGCAACACCATGAAAGACGCGCTAAGTTGGCTAGATACTACGGGCGAAGATTTGTCTGAGCCTATTCCCCTGGCAACTGTCATCGACAGGATGCGTCAGCCACCGAGGAGTGCCTCTCCGCCTGAGAAGACCAGCGATTCCGCTACGCACGCAAAGGCCAGTAAACCCAAGCGTGGTGATAAGGGGCGCTCGCGCAGTGATAGTGGTACTTTACTGGGTACGGGTCCGAAGCCTAGTGGTAGTGCTCCCAAGGCGCCCAGCACCCTGGGCGGCACTGTGGAGCCTACTGGAGGCAGCGGATCGATCTATGCCCCGTTCAGCAGCGTTGCTGCCCAAGCTGCTGGCAGTGTTCCCCCTTCGTCCGCTAATGTTTCCCTGAATTCGAGAGGCGATAATACCAGCAGTGGCGGCGTGCCCTCCGACGACGTTGACACCACGGCGGTTTCCGAGGCTACGGCATCGGCAGGTTCGGGTGACATCTCAGTGACCGCGGCGAAAGATAAGGGAAGCGCAAAAGTCGCGGCATCGGCCGCCAAGCTCAAGAAGCGCCGAGCCAAGCGCCGCCTACGGCCCAGTCAGTCCACGCAGCTTGCGGCAGATGCCGCGCCTGATGCTGCCACTCAGCCCGCGGCTGTTACCGCAAAAGTGAACAAGGGTGACGCTACAAGTAAGGGGGCTAATAAAGTGAAGCccaagaagaagaagaagaaggtCGCACCAAAGCAGGCGGCAACAGGTGAGTTAGAGTTAGACAAGGTTGCGGTCACGCCGAAAGTTAACGACAAAGCCGCGGCTGAACCCAAACCCGAATCGCCGGCGGGGGTTCCTGGCACTGTGAAACAAcgtcgccatcgccgcagACGTCGACGAGGCTCATCGGCGTCAGAGACTTCAGTAGCTGCAGCGGCGCCAGGCCAAGATTCCACCAACGCCGCCACACATCCTCCATCGTAG
- a CDS encoding DEAH box RNA helicase, putative, whose protein sequence is MDPFDDFQVTRLPKSSKPRPPSPKRTAAYRKPKYLSSGDDVAEAGEFFGERGDHVDARHGADRAANGDSGPAKSTGRDAVYDRILDHMWYDRDDESFLMQNNYDEESQTYLADQEAKRQAQLPGGKSQLGQGKQQMRGSLSFQKHIDTSLWELSRIRQGGAGSRLSTLEMQGLNASNMHKDEVKKIVLVRSVIPPFIYDSLRKETRDALDASVAAGDNTFNHIYNKFLNQNISVIKDVTSDIAQMAKKGSAILRQLKEESERNASRVRFWDLEGSKLGALLHLDDTKPATASIRDSAGAGDPSKGGTNSNSKYAQHLGEEDLPEDEMEQKLKEYKSKLQNTREQLPVFKCREELLSYIGEFQVMVVVGETGSGKTTQLAQFLYEAGYSKRGVIGCTQPRRVAAVSVCQRVASEMGSRVGDLVGYSIRFEDLTSKNTAVKFMTDGILLRETLMDPELDRYSCIIMDEAHERSLNTDVLFGILKSVVARRRDLRVIVTSATMDADKFSKFFGNCPIYKIPGRTFPVRVEYMRSMGNDYVESAVDKCVSLHISEGPGDVLIFMTGQDDINATCELLDMKLYKVMMSSNSNDLQPFCVLPIYSQLPSELQQRVFKKYPYRKVIVSTNIAETSLTLDGIKFVIDSGFCKLKVYNPKVGMDSLQITPVSQAGANQRAGRAGRTAPGVCYRLYTERTFLNDLFDNNVPEIRRTNLCNVVLLLKSLKVKNLTEFDFIDPPHMENILSAMLQLWILGGIDEFGELTDVGRKLVHYPLEPPLGKMMIAGEREQCLSEVLTVVSVMSAPNVFVVENESDAQRETADGATREKFMVPESDHLTLLNVYKQWVANGRSDTWCAQHRLQPKSLRRASEVRQQLLDIVLKQDIKETTCGTNWDQVRRAICAGYFHNASKLKGLGEYTNLRSFAPCFLHPSSALYGMGYTPDYVVYHEVVITSKEYMRHVTAVDAEWLYELGPSFFYLKNINAGENAQRNKDKLENQRLLQEMQYKRTRQETLERAQVPGADKGSSGVTFGKRKSSMR, encoded by the coding sequence ATGGATCCGTTTGACGACTTCCAGGTGACGCGGCTGCCGAAGTCGTCGAAGCCGCGGCCGCCATCTCCGAAACGCACGGCAGCCTATCGCAAACCGAAGTACCTCTCCAGCGGCGACGATGTGGCGGAGGCTGGTGAATTCTTCGGGGAGAGAGGTGACCATGTTGATGCGAGGCATGGCGCCGACCGTGCCGCAAATGGCGACAGCGGTCCCGCCAAGAGCACGGGCCGTGACGCGGTGTACGACAGGATTCTAGACCACATGTGGTACGACCGCGACGACGAGAGCTTCCTGATGCAGAACAACTACGACGAGGAGAGCCAGACGTATCTCGCCGACCAGGAGGCCAagcggcaggcgcagctgccTGGCGGCAAGAGCCAGCTAGGGCAAGGCAAACAACAGATGCGCGGTTCGCTCTCGTTTCAGAAGCACATAGACACCTCGCTGTGGGAGTTGTCGCGCATTAGACAGGGTGGAGCTGGGTCCCGTCTGAGCACTTTGGAGATGCAGGGGCTGAACGCCAGCAACATGCACAAGGACGAGGTTAAGAAGATCGTGTTGGTGCGCTCCGTGATACCGCCGTTCATCTACGACAGCCTGCGGAAGGAGACGCGTGATGCGCTCGACGCCAGCGTGGCAGCGGGCGACAACACGTTCAACCACATCTACAACAAGTTCCTGAACCAGAACATCTCCGTCATAAAGGATGTTACTTCCGACATCGCGCAGATGGCAAAGAAGGGCAGCGCCATCCTGCGCCAGCTCAAGGAGGAGTCGGAGCGCAATGCGAGCCGCGTGCGATTCTGGGACCTCGAAGGCTCCAAGTTAGGCGCGTTGCTGCACCTGGACGACACCAAACCCGCCACAGCGAGCATCAGGGATTCCGCTGGTGCCGGTGACCCTAGCAAGGGTGGAACTAACAGCAACAGCAAATACGCGCAGCACTTGGGGGAGGAGGACCTGCCGGAAGACGAGATGGAGCAGAAGCTCAAGGAGTACAAGTCCAAGTTGCAAAACACCCGAGAACAGCTGCCCGTTTTCAAGTGCCGAgaggagctgctgtcgTACATTGGCGAATTCCAGGTGATGGTCGTTGTGGGAGAGACTGGTTCCGGTAAGACGacgcagctggcgcagTTCCTGTACGAGGCGGGCTACTCGAAGCGCGGCGTCATCGGCTGCACGCAGCCGCGTAGGGTCGCCGCGGTGTCCGTTTGCCAGCGTGTGGCCTCAGAAATGGGCTCCCGGGTGGGCGACCTCGTCGGGTACTCCATCCGTTTCGAGGATTTGACCAGCAAGAACACCGCGGTCAAGTTCATGACGGACGGTATCTTGCTGCGTGAGACCTTGATGGACCCCGAGCTGGACCGCTACAGCTGCATCATCATGGACGAGGCGCACGAGCGCAGCCTGAACACCGACGTGCTGTTTGGCATTTTGAAGTCCGTGGTCGCCAGGCGCCGTGACCTCCGCGTGATAGTCACCTCGGCCACCATGGACGCCGACAAGTTCTCCAAGTTTTTCGGCAACTGCCCCATCTACAAGATCCCGGGGCGCACGTTCCCCGTCAGGGTCGAGTACATGCGGTCCATGGGCAACGACTACGTGGAGTCCGCGGTCGACAAGTGCGTGTCGCTCCACATCTCAGAGGGCCCTGGCGACGTGCTGATCTTCATGACCGGGCAGGACGACATCAACGCGACGTgcgagctgctggacatgAAGCTCTACAAGGTGATGATGTCCTCCAACAGCAACGACCTGCAGCCGTTCTGCGTGCTGCCGATATACAGCCAGCTGCCCAgcgagctgcagcagcgcgtctTCAAGAAGTACCCGTACCGCAAGGTGATTGTGTCCACCAACATCGCAGAGACATCGCTGACCTTGGACGGCATCAAGTTCGTGATCGACAGCGGCTTCTGCAAGCTGAAGGTGTACAACCCGAAGGTCGGCATGGACAGCCTGCAGATAACTCCAGTGAGCCAGGCCGGCGCCAACCAGCGTGCCGGTAGGGCGGGGAGGACCGCACCCGGCGTCTGCTACCGCCTGTACACCGAGCGCACGTTCCTGAACGACCTGTTCGACAACAACGTGCCGGAAATTCGGCGAACCAACCTCTGCAACGTCGTGTTGCTGCTGAAGTCGCTGAAGGTGAAGAACCTCACGGAGTTCGACTTCATCGACCCGCCTCACATGGAGAACATCCTGAGCGcgatgctgcagctgtGGATCCTGGGCGGCATAGACGAGTTCGGCGAGCTCACCGACGTCGGCCGGAAGCTGGTCCACTACCCGCTGGAGCCGCCTCTGGGCAAGATGATGATCGCCGGCGAGCGCGAGCAGTGCCTGTCTGAGGTGCTTACCGTGGTGTCCGTGATGTCCGCGCCCAACGtgttcgtggttgagaacGAGTCCGACGCGCAGCGGGAAACGGCTGACGGCGCCACCAGGGAGAAGTTCATGGTGCCGGAAAGTGACCACCTGACCCTGTTGAACGTTTACAAGCAGTGGGTCGCCAACGGTCGCTCTGACACCTGGTGCGCTCAGCACCGGCTGCAGCCGAAATCGCTGCGCCGAGCGTCGGAGGTGCGGCAACAGCTCCTGGACATTGTGCTGAAGCAGGATATCAAGGAAACCACCTGTGGCACCAACTGGGACCAGGTGCGCCGGGCGATATGCGCGGGATACTTCCACAACGCCTCGAAGCTCAAGGGCCTAGGCGAGTACACCAACCTGCGGAGCTTCGCGCCGTGTTTCCTGCACCCGTCGTCGGCGCTCTACGGAATGGGGTACACCCCGGACTACGTGGTGTACCACGAGGTCGTCATCACCAGCAAGGAGTACATGCGCCACGTCACCGCCGTGGACGCCGAGTGGCTCTACGAGCTGGGCCCCTCGTTCTTCTACCTCAAAAACATCAACGCCGGGGAGAACGCGCAGCGCAACAAGGACAAGCTGGAGAACCAGCgcctgctgcaggaaaTGCAGTACAAGCGCACGCGCCAGGAGACCCTGGAACGCGCCCAGGTCCCCGGCGCTGACAAGGGCAGTTCCGGTGTCACTTTCGGCAAAAGGAAGAGCAGTATGCGTTGA